In a genomic window of Streptomyces pristinaespiralis:
- the nadA gene encoding quinolinate synthase NadA: MTTAQTSPELDVSPTPLALLLLGREADPRSERGVECPGDLPSPSDPDLVERARAAKEKLGEKVFVLGHHYQRDEVIQFADVTGDSFKLAKDAAARPEAEYIVFCGVHFMAESADILTSDDQKVVLPDLAAGCSMADMATAEQVAECWDVLTEAGVAEQVVPVSYMNSSADIKAFTGKHGGTICTSSNAKRALDWAFEQGEKVLFLPDQHLGRNTAVRDMGMSLEDCVLYNPHKPNGGLTAEELRAAKMILWRGHCSVHGRFSLDSVNDVRERIPGVNVLVHPECKHEVVAAADHVGSTEYIINMLEAAPAGSKWAIGTELNLVRRLANRYADQGKEIVFLDKTVCFCSTMNRIDLPHLVWTLESLAEGNLVNRIEVDKETESFAKLALERMLALP; this comes from the coding sequence GTGACCACCGCCCAAACCAGCCCCGAGCTCGACGTGTCGCCGACTCCGCTCGCGTTGCTGCTGCTCGGCCGTGAGGCCGACCCGCGCAGCGAGCGCGGCGTGGAGTGCCCGGGCGACCTGCCCTCGCCGTCCGACCCGGATCTGGTGGAGCGCGCCCGCGCGGCCAAGGAGAAGCTCGGCGAGAAGGTCTTCGTCCTCGGCCACCACTACCAGCGTGACGAGGTCATCCAGTTCGCCGACGTCACCGGTGACTCGTTCAAGCTGGCGAAGGACGCCGCGGCCCGGCCCGAGGCCGAGTACATCGTCTTCTGCGGTGTGCACTTCATGGCCGAGTCCGCCGACATCCTCACCTCCGACGACCAGAAGGTCGTGCTGCCCGACCTCGCGGCCGGCTGCTCGATGGCCGACATGGCCACCGCAGAGCAGGTCGCCGAGTGCTGGGACGTGCTGACGGAGGCCGGCGTCGCCGAACAGGTCGTGCCCGTCTCCTACATGAACTCCTCCGCGGACATCAAGGCCTTCACGGGCAAGCACGGCGGCACGATCTGCACCTCGTCGAACGCCAAGCGCGCGCTGGACTGGGCCTTCGAGCAGGGCGAGAAGGTCCTCTTCCTGCCGGACCAGCACCTGGGCCGCAACACCGCCGTCCGGGACATGGGGATGTCCCTCGAGGACTGCGTGCTCTACAACCCGCACAAGCCGAACGGCGGTCTGACGGCGGAGGAACTGCGCGCCGCCAAGATGATCCTGTGGCGCGGTCACTGCTCCGTGCACGGCCGGTTCTCGCTGGATTCCGTCAACGACGTGCGTGAGCGCATCCCGGGCGTCAACGTCCTGGTGCACCCGGAGTGCAAGCACGAGGTCGTCGCCGCCGCCGATCACGTGGGCTCGACGGAGTACATCATCAACATGCTCGAGGCGGCCCCGGCCGGCTCGAAGTGGGCCATCGGCACGGAGCTGAACCTGGTCCGCCGCCTGGCGAACCGCTACGCGGACCAGGGCAAGGAGATCGTCTTCCTCGACAAGACGGTCTGCTTCTGCTCGACGATGAACCGCATCGACCTGCCCCACCTGGTGTGGACCCTGGAGTCGCTGGCCGAGGGGAACCTGGTCAACCGCATCGAGGTCGACAAGGAGACGGAGAGCTTCGCGAAGCTCGCCCTGGAGCGGATGCTGGCGCTGCCGTAA